A single window of Helicobacter pylori NCTC 11637 = CCUG 17874 = ATCC 43504 = JCM 12093 DNA harbors:
- a CDS encoding HAD-IA family hydrolase — protein MRKFLDGAKSEILKYDVISFDIFDTLLLRPFIKPTDLFWYIETKYNIKGFHQARILAEMQSREISKRQDITLDEIYHQIPKEFHSYKGVEIATEKEVLVPNLEMLELYRFAKENNKRVIIVSDMYLPLEVLEDILISKGFDGYTNFYLSNHIMLTKHSKDLFKHVLKQENITNTQMLHIGDNSWADDAMPKSLGIATLFRKSVLKQLEEVFPKYKTFNPTSVAQSFILGSLCVFYKNYIQKHEKFDYWFLLGAMQAGIAAVAYCQFIYKEIHKRNIDTLVFVARDGYLLQKIFNILYPNSYKTTYVYAPRILKKAVFLEVVEGESLEILRILEGEEEIKKKQITTNQQAYIYIYSNFEYCRHLALKCLDNYRKYLSSSNLEGNIAIVDTITLGYSSQGLIQKALNKEVFGCYVDLLRILNYDCVSFLPFSHPKPIYFHNWDFMEFLLTSPEYPILNVENGVPIYQKDVSSCEKHRSKAYEKIVEGAVGYASYFKESQISLGIYDVIEWVNFFIDNPSIQDQEQFKQIYFLPDATHKNALPLFCNDVSLLSCILKPSQSYGILKRSLRTNKQERLFKILSLIKKIYGKLKKK, from the coding sequence ATGCGCAAATTTTTGGATGGGGCAAAAAGTGAGATTTTAAAATATGATGTGATTTCTTTTGATATTTTTGATACCCTTCTTCTAAGACCTTTCATTAAACCCACAGATTTATTTTGGTATATTGAGACTAAATATAATATTAAAGGTTTTCATCAAGCAAGGATCCTGGCAGAAATGCAATCTAGAGAAATCAGTAAAAGACAAGACATTACTCTAGATGAAATTTATCATCAAATCCCAAAAGAGTTTCATTCATATAAGGGAGTAGAAATCGCCACTGAAAAAGAGGTGCTTGTTCCAAACTTGGAGATGTTAGAACTCTATCGTTTCGCTAAAGAGAACAATAAAAGAGTGATTATTGTATCAGATATGTATTTACCTTTAGAAGTCCTTGAAGATATTTTAATTTCTAAGGGTTTTGATGGTTATACAAATTTCTATCTCAGTAACCATATAATGCTCACTAAACATTCAAAGGATTTGTTTAAGCATGTTTTAAAACAAGAAAATATTACTAATACGCAGATGTTGCATATCGGTGATAATTCTTGGGCAGATGATGCTATGCCTAAAAGTTTAGGTATAGCGACGCTATTTAGAAAAAGCGTGTTGAAACAATTAGAAGAAGTTTTTCCTAAATACAAAACATTTAATCCAACCAGTGTTGCGCAAAGTTTTATTTTAGGATCTTTATGCGTTTTTTATAAAAATTATATTCAAAAACATGAAAAATTTGATTATTGGTTTCTTTTGGGAGCGATGCAGGCAGGAATTGCAGCCGTTGCTTATTGCCAGTTTATCTATAAAGAGATTCATAAAAGAAATATTGATACTTTAGTGTTTGTTGCGCGAGATGGTTATTTATTGCAAAAAATTTTTAATATTTTATATCCAAATTCATATAAAACTACTTATGTCTATGCTCCCAGAATTTTAAAAAAAGCGGTATTTTTAGAAGTCGTAGAGGGCGAGAGTTTGGAAATTTTGCGTATTTTAGAAGGAGAAGAAGAAATTAAAAAGAAGCAAATCACCACTAACCAACAAGCATATATATACATATATAGTAATTTTGAATACTGCCGCCATTTAGCGTTAAAATGTTTAGATAATTACAGAAAATACTTGTCTTCATCAAATTTAGAGGGAAATATCGCTATTGTAGATACGATTACTTTAGGCTATTCTTCGCAAGGGTTAATCCAAAAAGCTTTAAACAAAGAAGTTTTTGGGTGCTATGTGGATCTCCTAAGAATTTTAAATTATGATTGCGTGAGTTTCTTACCTTTTTCACACCCTAAACCCATTTATTTTCATAATTGGGATTTTATGGAGTTTTTGCTAACAAGCCCTGAATACCCTATTTTAAATGTAGAAAATGGCGTTCCAATTTATCAAAAAGACGTTTCATCTTGTGAAAAACACCGCTCTAAAGCTTATGAAAAAATAGTAGAAGGGGCTGTTGGATATGCTTCATATTTTAAAGAAAGTCAAATTTCTTTAGGCATTTATGATGTGATAGAATGGGTAAATTTCTTTATTGACAATCCTAGTATTCAAGATCAAGAGCAATTTAAACAAATTTATTTTCTTCCAGATGCGACGCATAAAAACGCTCTGCCCTTGTTTTGCAACGATGTTTCTTTGTTGTCTTGTATTTTAAAACCTTCACAAAGTTATGGTATATTAAAAAGAAGCCTTAGGACAAACAAGCAAGAGAGATTGTTTAAAATATTATCTCTAATTAAAAAAATCTATGGGAAGTTAAAAAAGAAATGA
- a CDS encoding aminotransferase class I/II-fold pyridoxal phosphate-dependent enzyme: MFSKSLEALRHAKRYRKRELFDSSLKDYASNDYLGLSVKKDLLQNAFNKLQSFVSHSPKASMLVNGYHPLHAELEERLADLLGFESALLVGSGFLGNLALIDTLLVKNALLFMDEHYHASGIFSTKTKPDQVVFFSHNDAKDLQQKLFNAPKNKLKFIAIEGVYSMDASVAPYDFYAITQEIPNAFLIVDEAHSFGTIGENLLGFLEYYRIKEKDKIIKLSTFSKALASYGACILAPLQTIEFLTNRAKSVIYTTALSLLDTALTLAHLEYFIAQKQELKNELSKHQQIIFETLGIRTLAGFFTLEFESNLALLNAHHFLKEKGFLVGAIRPPTVSKPLLRVSLSLKNSLEDTKELANTLLNYSKIQSSFKSD; this comes from the coding sequence ATGTTTTCTAAATCTTTAGAAGCCCTACGCCATGCCAAACGATACCGCAAAAGAGAGTTGTTTGACTCTTCATTAAAGGATTACGCTTCTAATGATTATTTGGGTTTGAGCGTTAAAAAAGACTTGCTTCAAAACGCTTTTAATAAGCTCCAATCCTTTGTTTCTCATTCCCCCAAGGCTTCCATGCTAGTGAATGGCTACCACCCTTTGCATGCAGAATTAGAAGAACGATTAGCGGATTTGTTGGGGTTTGAAAGCGCTCTTTTAGTGGGGAGTGGTTTTTTGGGTAATCTGGCTTTAATAGACACTCTTTTAGTCAAAAACGCCCTCTTATTCATGGACGAACACTACCATGCAAGCGGTATTTTTAGCACCAAAACGAAGCCTGATCAAGTGGTTTTTTTCTCGCACAATGACGCTAAAGATTTACAACAAAAACTCTTTAACGCTCCTAAAAATAAGCTCAAATTCATAGCCATTGAAGGGGTTTATTCTATGGATGCAAGCGTCGCTCCCTATGATTTTTATGCAATCACTCAAGAGATCCCTAACGCTTTTTTAATCGTTGATGAAGCCCATAGTTTTGGGACTATCGGCGAGAATTTATTGGGTTTTTTAGAATATTATCGCATCAAAGAAAAAGACAAAATCATTAAACTCAGCACTTTCTCTAAAGCGCTTGCGAGCTATGGGGCGTGTATTTTAGCCCCTTTACAAACCATAGAGTTTTTAACCAATCGCGCTAAAAGCGTGATTTACACCACCGCTTTAAGCCTGTTAGACACCGCTTTGACTTTGGCTCATTTAGAATACTTTATCGCGCAAAAACAAGAATTAAAAAATGAGCTTAGCAAACACCAACAGATTATTTTTGAAACTTTAGGTATTAGAACGCTCGCAGGATTTTTTACTTTAGAATTTGAAAGCAATCTTGCTCTTTTAAACGCCCATCATTTTTTGAAAGAAAAGGGGTTTTTAGTGGGAGCTATCCGCCCTCCTACGGTTTCTAAACCCCTTTTACGAGTCTCTTTATCCCTTAAAAACAGCTTAGAAGACACTAAAGAGCTTGCGAACACCCTTTTAAATTATTCTAAAATACAATCTTCTTTTAAGAGTGATTAA
- a CDS encoding 2-oxoglutarate ferredoxin oxidoreductase subunit beta encodes MAFNYDEYLRVDKIPTLWCWGCGDGVILKSIIRTIDALGWKMDDVCLVSGIGCSGRMSSYVNCNTVHTTHGRAVAYATGIKMANPSKHVIVVSGDGDGFAIGGNHTMHACRRNIDLNFILVNNFIYGLTNSQTSPTTPNGMWTVTAQWGNIDNQFDPCALTTAAGASFVARESVLDPQKLEKVLKEGFSHKGFSFFDVHSNCHINLGRKNKMGEASQMLKWMESRLVSKRQFEAMSPEERVDKFPTGVLKHDTDRKEYCEAYQEIIEKAQGKQ; translated from the coding sequence ATGGCGTTTAATTATGATGAATATTTGCGTGTGGATAAAATACCCACTTTGTGGTGTTGGGGCTGTGGCGATGGCGTGATTTTGAAATCCATTATCCGCACGATTGACGCTTTAGGCTGGAAAATGGATGATGTGTGCTTGGTGAGTGGGATTGGTTGCAGCGGGCGCATGAGCTCGTATGTGAATTGCAACACCGTTCACACCACGCATGGTAGGGCTGTAGCGTATGCGACAGGGATTAAAATGGCTAACCCTAGTAAGCATGTGATCGTGGTTTCTGGTGATGGCGATGGCTTTGCTATTGGAGGCAATCACACCATGCATGCATGCAGAAGAAACATTGATTTGAATTTTATTTTAGTGAATAATTTCATTTATGGTTTGACCAACTCCCAAACTTCGCCCACCACGCCTAATGGCATGTGGACGGTTACGGCTCAATGGGGGAATATTGATAACCAATTTGACCCATGCGCTTTAACCACCGCTGCAGGGGCGAGCTTTGTGGCTAGAGAGAGCGTTTTAGACCCTCAAAAATTAGAAAAAGTGCTTAAAGAAGGTTTCTCGCACAAGGGCTTTAGCTTCTTTGATGTCCATAGTAATTGCCATATCAATTTAGGGCGCAAGAATAAAATGGGCGAAGCGTCTCAAATGCTAAAATGGATGGAAAGCCGATTGGTGAGCAAACGCCAATTTGAAGCCATGAGCCCTGAAGAAAGGGTGGATAAATTCCCTACAGGCGTTTTAAAGCATGACACGGACAGGAAAGAATATTGCGAAGCGTATCAAGAAATCATTGAAAAAGCACAAGGAAAACAATAA
- a CDS encoding transglycosylase domain-containing protein has protein sequence MLKKIFYGFIVLFLIIIGLLAILIAQVWVTTDKDIAKIKDYRPGIASQILDRKGRLIANIYDKEFRFYARFEEIPPRFIESLLAVEDTLFFEHGGINLDAIMRAMIKNAKSGRYTEGGSTLTQQLVKNMVLTREKTLTRKLKEAIISLRIEKVLSKEEILERYLNQTFFGHGYYGVKTASLGYFKKPLDKLTLKEITMLVALPRAPSFYDPTKNLEFSLSRANDILRRLYSLGWISSNELKGALNEVPIVYNQTSTQNIAPYVVDEVLKQLDQLDGLKTQGYTIKLTIDLDYQRLALESLRFGHQKILEKIAKEKPKTNASDEDEDNLNASMIVTDTSTGKILALVGGIDYKKSAFNRATQAKRQFGSAIKPFVYQIAFDNGYSTTSKIPDTARNFENGNYSKNSEQNHAWHPSNYSRKFLGLVTLQEALSHSLNLATINLSDQLGFEKIYQSLSDMGFKNLPKDLSIVLGSFAISPIDAAEKYSLFSNYGTMLKPMLIESITNQQNDVKTFTPMETKKITSKEQAFLTLSVLINAVENGTGRLARTKGLEIAGKTGTSNNNIDAWFIGFTPTLQSVIWFGRDDNTPISKGATGGVVSAPVYSYFMRNILAIEPSLKRKFDVPKGLRKEIVDKIPYYSTPNSITPTPKRTDDSEERLLF, from the coding sequence ATGCTAAAAAAGATTTTTTATGGTTTTATCGTTTTATTTTTGATCATCATAGGGTTGTTAGCCATTCTTATCGCTCAAGTTTGGGTAACTACGGATAAAGATATTGCTAAGATTAAAGATTATCGCCCGGGTATCGCTTCACAGATTCTAGACCGAAAAGGGCGTTTGATCGCTAATATCTATGATAAAGAATTCCGTTTTTATGCGCGTTTTGAAGAAATCCCCCCACGATTTATTGAAAGCCTTTTAGCGGTAGAAGACACCCTCTTTTTTGAACATGGGGGGATCAATTTAGACGCTATCATGCGCGCTATGATTAAAAACGCTAAAAGCGGTCGTTACACTGAAGGGGGCAGCACTCTAACCCAACAACTCGTTAAAAACATGGTGCTCACGCGAGAAAAAACATTAACCAGAAAACTCAAAGAAGCTATCATTTCTTTACGCATTGAAAAAGTCTTAAGCAAAGAAGAAATTTTAGAGCGTTATTTGAACCAAACTTTTTTTGGGCATGGGTATTATGGCGTGAAAACCGCAAGTTTAGGGTATTTTAAAAAACCCCTTGACAAACTCACGCTTAAAGAAATCACCATGTTAGTCGCCTTGCCTAGGGCTCCGAGTTTTTATGATCCTACCAAAAATTTAGAATTTTCACTCTCTAGAGCTAATGATATTTTAAGGCGGTTGTATTCTTTAGGCTGGATTTCTTCTAACGAGCTCAAAGGCGCTCTCAATGAAGTGCCAATCGTCTATAACCAAACTTCCACGCAAAATATCGCTCCCTATGTCGTGGATGAAGTGTTGAAGCAATTGGATCAATTAGACGGGTTAAAAACTCAAGGCTATACCATAAAGCTCACGATAGATTTGGATTACCAACGCTTAGCGTTAGAGTCCTTGCGTTTTGGGCATCAAAAAATCTTAGAAAAAATCGCTAAAGAAAAGCCAAAAACTAACGCCTCTGATGAAGATGAAGACAACTTGAACGCCAGCATGATAGTTACAGACACGAGCACCGGTAAGATTTTAGCTTTAGTGGGGGGGATTGATTATAAAAAAAGCGCTTTCAATCGCGCCACGCAAGCCAAACGGCAGTTTGGGAGCGCGATAAAGCCTTTTGTGTATCAAATCGCTTTTGATAATGGCTATTCCACCACTTCCAAAATCCCTGATACCGCGCGAAACTTTGAAAATGGCAATTATAGTAAAAACAGCGAACAAAACCACGCATGGCACCCCAGCAATTATTCTCGCAAGTTTTTAGGGCTTGTAACCTTGCAAGAAGCCTTAAGCCATTCGTTAAATCTAGCCACGATCAATTTAAGCGATCAGCTTGGCTTTGAAAAAATTTATCAATCTTTAAGCGATATGGGGTTTAAAAACCTCCCTAAGGACTTGTCTATCGTGTTAGGGAGCTTTGCTATCTCACCCATTGATGCGGCTGAAAAGTATTCTTTATTTTCTAATTACGGCACCATGCTCAAACCCATGCTCATTGAAAGCATCACTAACCAACAAAACGATGTCAAAACTTTCACGCCTATGGAAACCAAAAAGATCACCTCCAAAGAACAGGCTTTTTTAACCCTTTCAGTGCTGATAAATGCGGTAGAAAACGGCACAGGGCGTTTGGCTCGCACTAAAGGTTTAGAAATCGCCGGTAAAACCGGGACTTCTAACAACAATATTGACGCTTGGTTCATTGGCTTTACCCCCACCTTGCAAAGCGTGATCTGGTTTGGGAGAGACGATAACACGCCTATTAGCAAAGGAGCGACAGGAGGCGTTGTGAGTGCACCTGTGTATTCGTATTTCATGCGTAATATTTTAGCGATTGAACCTTCTTTAAAAAGAAAGTTTGATGTCCCCAAAGGCTTGCGTAAAGAAATCGTGGATAAAATCCCCTACTACTCAACTCCTAATTCCATCACCCCCACCCCCAAAAGAACAGACGATAGTGAGGAACGCTTGTTGTTCTAA
- a CDS encoding disulfide bond formation protein B, with protein sequence MDKETRFYNLFSLAILGILIFPVGLANFYFGYVLKDSPCIFCWAQRINMILIGAVALLVVRFGFKPKYIALLLLMASSGLYESFYHTGSHALEDVGQGFALAILGLHTQFWALFVFFSVVVFLAVLLFFAPNTQLFKDYPLNALQKSAFYVFFMVVGSNAVQAFFSTGPFPYIGQSDPVRFSWNLKESVWSMENWNHLKFPRSVLGRRDVGEPLKLSALPKDNDYERSPLEITKTLKIEKKEELFLKLNGAITDLNFNEDRVILTTENQGLYLVSNDLKTIHSHMVLDSYYSATVGAFVGADFNEDENIVIMGNNKTSVEITPNKNANALKNFPYFLEGANSFDEVERSRLKTSRAKNYYVSAARRGAKFTYLISAPNKRYKDLIIISMRNSDKQAHGEFLLELGNAKLKEKRGLGELVISALALKDNKLYAFSKEFNTLLVIDPIKEEILEVYGLPKEIKNISAGGFRNDELVLVSYENDKNILYTLNF encoded by the coding sequence ATGGATAAAGAAACCCGATTTTATAATCTTTTTTCTTTGGCAATTTTAGGGATTTTGATCTTTCCTGTGGGTTTGGCGAATTTTTATTTTGGCTATGTTTTGAAAGATTCGCCTTGTATTTTTTGCTGGGCGCAACGCATCAACATGATTTTAATAGGGGCTGTGGCACTTTTGGTGGTGCGTTTTGGGTTTAAGCCTAAATACATTGCCTTACTATTACTCATGGCTAGTAGCGGGTTATATGAGAGCTTTTATCATACCGGTAGCCATGCATTAGAAGATGTGGGGCAGGGATTCGCGCTCGCTATTTTGGGCTTGCACACGCAGTTTTGGGCGCTTTTTGTCTTTTTTAGCGTGGTGGTGTTTTTAGCGGTTTTGCTCTTTTTTGCCCCTAATACCCAACTTTTTAAAGATTATCCGTTAAACGCGCTCCAAAAAAGCGCTTTTTATGTTTTCTTTATGGTGGTGGGTTCTAACGCTGTGCAAGCGTTTTTCTCTACCGGGCCTTTCCCTTACATAGGCCAAAGCGATCCGGTGCGTTTTTCGTGGAATTTGAAAGAATCGGTCTGGTCTATGGAGAATTGGAATCATTTGAAATTCCCAAGAAGCGTTTTAGGCAGAAGAGATGTGGGCGAGCCTTTGAAATTGAGCGCTTTGCCTAAAGATAATGATTATGAGCGTTCGCCTTTAGAAATTACAAAAACTCTAAAGATTGAGAAAAAAGAAGAGCTTTTTTTAAAATTGAATGGAGCGATCACAGATTTGAATTTCAATGAAGACAGGGTGATCCTTACCACAGAAAACCAAGGCCTTTATCTTGTAAGTAACGATTTGAAAACCATTCATAGCCATATGGTGTTGGATAGCTATTATAGCGCGACGGTGGGGGCGTTTGTGGGGGCGGATTTTAACGAAGATGAAAACATTGTGATCATGGGTAATAATAAAACGAGCGTAGAAATCACTCCTAACAAAAACGCTAATGCGCTTAAAAACTTCCCTTATTTTTTAGAAGGGGCCAACTCTTTTGATGAAGTGGAACGCAGCCGCTTGAAAACTTCTAGGGCGAAAAATTATTATGTTAGCGCTGCAAGAAGAGGGGCTAAATTCACTTATTTAATCAGCGCTCCTAACAAGCGTTATAAGGATTTGATTATCATCTCTATGCGTAATAGCGACAAACAAGCGCATGGGGAGTTTTTACTAGAATTAGGCAATGCCAAACTTAAAGAAAAAAGGGGATTGGGCGAGTTAGTCATTAGCGCTTTGGCTTTAAAGGATAATAAGCTTTATGCGTTCAGTAAGGAATTTAACACGCTTTTAGTCATAGACCCTATAAAAGAAGAGATCCTTGAAGTTTATGGCTTGCCTAAAGAGATTAAAAATATCAGCGCTGGGGGGTTTAGAAACGATGAGCTTGTCCTTGTGAGCTATGAGAATGATAAAAATATTCTCTATACCCTTAATTTTTAA
- a CDS encoding tumor necrosis factor alpha-inducing protein: MLQACTCPNTSQRNSFLQDVPYWMLQNRSEYITQGVDSSHIVDGKKTEEIEKIATKRATIRVAQNIVHKLKEAYLSKSNRIKQKITNEMFIQMTQPIYDSLMNVDRLGIYINPNNEEVFALVRARGFDKDALSEGLHKMALDNQAVSILVAKVEEIFKDSVNYGDVKVPIAM, from the coding sequence ATGTTGCAGGCTTGCACTTGCCCAAACACTTCACAAAGGAATTCTTTCTTGCAAGATGTGCCTTATTGGATGTTGCAAAATCGCAGTGAGTATATCACGCAAGGGGTGGATAGCTCGCACATTGTGGATGGTAAGAAAACTGAAGAGATAGAAAAAATCGCTACCAAAAGAGCGACAATAAGAGTGGCGCAAAATATTGTGCATAAACTCAAAGAGGCTTACCTTTCTAAATCCAACCGCATCAAGCAAAAGATCACTAATGAAATGTTTATCCAAATGACACAGCCCATTTATGACAGCTTGATGAATGTGGATCGTTTAGGGATTTATATCAATCCTAACAATGAGGAAGTGTTTGCGTTAGTGCGCGCGCGTGGTTTTGATAAGGACGCTTTGAGCGAAGGGTTGCATAAAATGGCATTAGACAATCAAGCGGTGAGTATCCTTGTGGCTAAAGTGGAAGAAATCTTTAAAGATTCTGTCAATTACGGAGATGTTAAAGTCCCTATAGCCATGTAG
- a CDS encoding 4Fe-4S dicluster domain-containing protein — translation MAKMSAPDGVAVWVNEDRCKGCDICVSVCPAGVLGMGIEKERVLGKVAKVAYPESCIGCVQCELHCPDFAIYVADRKDFKFAKVSKEAQERSEKVKANKYMLLEETILEGRGK, via the coding sequence ATGGCTAAAATGAGCGCTCCAGATGGGGTTGCCGTTTGGGTGAATGAAGACAGGTGTAAGGGTTGTGATATTTGCGTATCGGTATGCCCTGCTGGGGTTCTTGGCATGGGGATTGAAAAAGAAAGGGTGCTTGGAAAAGTGGCCAAAGTAGCCTACCCAGAGAGTTGTATCGGTTGCGTGCAATGCGAGTTGCACTGCCCGGATTTTGCGATTTATGTGGCTGACAGAAAGGATTTCAAATTCGCTAAAGTTTCTAAAGAAGCCCAAGAAAGAAGCGAAAAGGTTAAGGCCAATAAATACATGCTCTTAGAAGAGACTATTTTAGAAGGGAGAGGCAAATAA
- a CDS encoding 2-oxoglutarate synthase subunit alpha, translated as MREIISDGNELVAKAAIEVGCRFFGGYPITPSSDIMHAMSVALPKCGGHFIQMEDEISGISVSLGASMSGTKSMTASSGPGISLKVEQIGYSFMAEIPLVIADVMRSGPSTGMPTRVAQGDVNFLRHPIHGDFKAVALAPASLEEAYTETVRAFNLAEMLMTPVFLLMDETVGHMYGKVQIPDLEEVQKTTINRKEFVGDKKDYKPYGVAQDEPAVLNPFFKGYRYHVSGLHHGPIGFPTEDAKIGGDLIDRLFNKIESKQDIINENEEMDLEGAEIVIIAYGSVSLAVKEALKDYHKESKQKVGFFRPKTLWPSPAKRLKEIGDKYEKILVIELNKGQYLEEIERAMQRKVHFLGQANGRTISPKQIIAKLKEL; from the coding sequence ATGCGTGAGATTATTTCTGATGGGAATGAATTAGTCGCTAAAGCGGCGATTGAAGTGGGGTGTCGGTTTTTTGGGGGCTATCCTATTACGCCAAGTTCGGATATTATGCATGCAATGAGCGTGGCTTTGCCCAAATGCGGCGGCCATTTTATCCAAATGGAAGATGAAATCAGTGGGATTAGCGTGTCTTTAGGGGCGAGCATGAGCGGGACGAAGTCTATGACAGCGAGCTCTGGGCCTGGTATTTCATTGAAAGTGGAGCAAATCGGTTATTCTTTCATGGCGGAAATCCCTTTAGTGATCGCTGATGTGATGCGTTCAGGCCCATCAACCGGAATGCCCACTCGTGTGGCTCAAGGCGATGTGAATTTTTTAAGACACCCCATACATGGGGATTTTAAAGCCGTCGCGCTCGCTCCTGCTAGTTTGGAAGAAGCTTACACAGAGACCGTTCGCGCGTTCAATTTGGCTGAAATGCTCATGACTCCTGTATTCTTGCTCATGGATGAAACCGTGGGGCATATGTATGGTAAGGTGCAAATCCCAGATTTAGAAGAAGTGCAAAAGACGACTATTAATCGTAAGGAATTTGTGGGCGATAAAAAAGACTACAAACCTTATGGGGTCGCACAAGATGAGCCGGCTGTTTTAAACCCTTTCTTTAAAGGTTATCGCTACCATGTTTCAGGCTTGCACCATGGGCCCATTGGCTTTCCTACTGAAGACGCTAAAATCGGTGGGGATTTGATTGACAGATTATTTAATAAGATTGAATCCAAGCAAGACATTATCAACGAAAATGAGGAAATGGATTTAGAGGGCGCTGAAATCGTTATCATCGCTTATGGTTCGGTTTCTCTAGCGGTTAAAGAAGCCTTGAAAGATTACCATAAAGAAAGCAAGCAAAAAGTCGGCTTTTTCAGGCCCAAAACCTTATGGCCAAGCCCGGCTAAACGCTTGAAAGAAATAGGGGATAAATACGAAAAAATCCTTGTGATTGAATTGAATAAAGGGCAGTATTTAGAAGAAATTGAAAGGGCTATGCAAAGAAAGGTGCATTTCTTGGGGCAAGCCAATGGGCGCACGATTTCGCCTAAACAAATCATCGCAAAATTGAAGGAGCTTTAA
- a CDS encoding 2-oxoacid:acceptor oxidoreductase family protein, with amino-acid sequence MEAQLRFTGVGGQGVLLAGEILAEAKIVSGGYGTKTSTYTSQVRGGPTKVDILLDRNEIIFPYAKEGEIDFMLSVAQISYNQFKSDIKQGGIVVIDPNLVTPTKEDEEKYQLYKIPIISIAKDEVGNIITQSVVALAITVELTKCVEENIVLDTMLKKVPAKVADTNKKAFEIGKKHALEALKK; translated from the coding sequence ATGGAAGCGCAATTACGATTTACGGGCGTTGGAGGGCAAGGCGTGCTGTTAGCGGGGGAGATTTTAGCTGAGGCTAAGATCGTGAGTGGGGGCTATGGCACTAAGACTTCCACTTACACTTCGCAAGTGCGTGGAGGGCCCACTAAGGTGGATATTTTGCTAGACAGAAATGAAATTATTTTCCCTTATGCTAAAGAGGGCGAGATTGATTTCATGCTTTCAGTCGCTCAAATCAGCTACAACCAGTTTAAAAGCGATATTAAACAAGGCGGTATCGTTGTCATTGATCCCAATCTAGTAACCCCCACTAAAGAAGATGAAGAAAAGTATCAGCTTTATAAAATCCCTATCATTAGTATCGCTAAAGATGAAGTGGGTAACATCATCACGCAATCTGTGGTAGCGTTAGCCATTACCGTGGAGCTTACTAAATGTGTAGAAGAAAATATCGTGCTAGACACCATGCTTAAAAAAGTCCCTGCAAAAGTCGCTGACACCAACAAAAAAGCCTTTGAAATTGGCAAAAAACATGCTTTAGAAGCTTTGAAAAAATAA